The Streptococcus pluranimalium genome contains a region encoding:
- a CDS encoding MFS transporter: MKKILSNKLYMTTLISDNISNFGDILFYLALMSYVLQIPETKLAVALIGISEMIPVMLGSFLGYLADRYSKKVFGILASQFFRVALYALLGLLLGFKPQLWIVLVAILVNLCSDMSGFFENALFRPVSLRLVSDEERPQAMGLSSSIAATGRIIFNSAGAFLLTWFSYQAIAFINAITFLLAALIILAIKSRLEALFIQKPLELSTKSSEKGEKHHFLQSFKEGLKELFAIPALKESIIIAPLLNAVGIGVSILYILILNDYPKAIIVSQSFSIAVLSIAMSLGTILGGLTVDLVFKKMTLKPIFQISIVLSILVYLAMLLQNTALVLLCIFIISVTSGALNPKISALVYNHVAEENLGVVFNGMVTYFSLGMVVFQFILSGLVVLLPLTYIFWFLILLCSLLFLYTMTIKSVEV, encoded by the coding sequence ATGAAGAAAATTTTAAGTAATAAGCTTTATATGACCACCTTGATTTCGGATAATATTTCTAACTTTGGTGATATCCTTTTTTACCTAGCCCTCATGTCTTATGTCTTGCAGATTCCTGAAACAAAGCTAGCAGTTGCCTTGATTGGTATTTCAGAAATGATTCCTGTCATGCTAGGGTCTTTCTTGGGTTACCTAGCAGATCGTTATTCTAAAAAAGTTTTTGGTATTTTGGCAAGTCAGTTTTTTCGTGTTGCCCTGTATGCCCTACTAGGATTACTATTAGGATTTAAACCACAATTATGGATTGTCTTAGTCGCTATTTTGGTCAATCTCTGTTCTGATATGTCAGGTTTCTTTGAAAATGCTCTCTTTAGACCTGTGTCGCTACGCTTGGTATCAGATGAGGAGCGTCCGCAAGCTATGGGATTGAGTTCTTCTATTGCTGCGACGGGTAGGATTATTTTTAATAGTGCTGGTGCTTTTTTATTAACTTGGTTTAGCTATCAAGCTATTGCCTTTATCAATGCTATAACCTTTTTACTTGCAGCACTTATTATCCTAGCAATCAAAAGTCGTCTAGAAGCTTTGTTTATCCAAAAACCACTTGAGCTTTCAACAAAATCTTCAGAAAAAGGTGAAAAGCATCATTTTCTCCAATCTTTTAAAGAAGGATTAAAAGAATTGTTCGCCATACCAGCCTTGAAAGAAAGTATAATTATTGCTCCTTTATTGAATGCCGTCGGCATTGGTGTCTCTATCCTTTATATTTTGATTTTAAATGACTATCCTAAGGCTATTATTGTTAGTCAGTCCTTTAGTATCGCTGTTTTATCCATTGCTATGAGTTTGGGAACGATTTTAGGAGGATTAACGGTTGACCTTGTGTTTAAAAAAATGACCTTAAAACCTATTTTTCAAATTAGTATTGTCTTGAGTATCCTTGTTTATCTGGCAATGCTGCTTCAAAATACCGCTTTGGTGTTGTTGTGTATCTTCATTATCAGTGTCACTTCTGGAGCTTTAAATCCTAAAATCAGTGCACTTGTTTATAACCATGTTGCAGAAGAAAATTTAGGAGTTGTTTTTAATGGAATGGTGACTTATTTCTCATTGGGTATGGTGGTCTTTCAATTTATATTGTCAGGTCTTGTCGTGCTTTTACCACTTACCTATATTTTTTGGTTTTTAATCTTGCTTTGTAGCTTGCTTTTCCTTTATACTATGACTATAAAATCAGTTGAGGTTTAA
- a CDS encoding ArsR/SmtB family transcription factor gives MNYHYHEYRSRIVDQLLFPLTADNWLQSYSDILTENQRLILQEEFQKLSDFEAMLKPYHKDIETYFLSTSTISHFAIDLYLASLSNGHDPKTIEGFLTYMSQVSGYDIKKSICRGILQLDQDDFDKDDDIIEQLEARIESLSLRWRILWAYHHPTTYRDGLVSLYRNILPLYQPYHESTREECFQFGDSVDVPQLYKGSSFDLEGIIEKSGKNHCELFIVSNWYPFIATSYDTNAESETVYCFLYPKVERLLKEEERDLTEETLALTLKTLGDETRYQVLLESLKDDVKSKDIANKLEITSANVTFHTQKLINASILLFATDDSSAKYRINRSLLKEIIERLQNDFDL, from the coding sequence ATGAATTATCACTATCATGAATACAGAAGTCGTATTGTGGATCAGCTCTTGTTTCCCTTAACAGCTGATAATTGGTTACAATCTTATAGTGACATCTTGACAGAGAACCAACGACTCATTCTTCAAGAGGAGTTTCAAAAACTTAGTGACTTCGAAGCTATGCTGAAACCTTATCATAAAGACATTGAAACTTACTTTCTATCGACGAGTACCATTAGTCATTTTGCTATTGACCTTTATTTAGCTTCTTTGAGTAATGGGCATGATCCTAAGACGATTGAAGGTTTTTTAACGTATATGTCACAAGTGAGTGGCTATGACATCAAAAAAAGCATTTGTCGAGGGATATTACAGCTGGATCAAGATGATTTTGATAAAGATGATGATATCATTGAACAATTAGAAGCAAGGATTGAATCCTTATCTCTTCGATGGCGAATTTTGTGGGCTTACCATCATCCAACGACTTATCGTGATGGTCTGGTATCTCTCTATCGAAACATCTTGCCCCTTTATCAACCTTATCACGAATCGACGAGAGAAGAGTGTTTTCAATTTGGTGACAGTGTTGATGTGCCTCAATTATACAAAGGTTCTAGTTTTGACCTTGAGGGCATTATTGAAAAAAGTGGTAAAAATCATTGTGAGTTATTCATTGTGTCAAACTGGTACCCTTTTATAGCTACCTCTTATGATACCAATGCTGAATCAGAAACTGTTTATTGCTTTTTATATCCTAAAGTTGAGAGGTTGCTCAAAGAAGAAGAGCGAGATTTGACTGAGGAAACCCTAGCCCTAACCTTAAAGACTTTGGGCGACGAAACCCGCTACCAAGTTTTACTTGAAAGTCTCAAGGATGATGTTAAAAGTAAGGATATCGCTAATAAGTTGGAGATTACCTCAGCCAATGTGACATTCCATACACAAAAACTGATCAATGCCAGTATTCTTTTGTTTGCGACGGATGACTCTTCAGCTAAATACCGTATTAACCGTTCTCTGTTGAAAGAAATCATTGAACGCTTACAAAATGATTTTGATCTCTAA
- a CDS encoding AraC family transcriptional regulator: MQKEDFRLNIDYNNHLLPYHFFHTEVKDGRPDTLFHWHPELEINYVYDGTARYHIDYDFFNSTAGDIILIRPNGMHSIHPIDKERHVTDTFLFHLDMIGYSIIDQVSLRYLQPLQNSTYKFVQRIQPHMDGYVEIKRVLFDIFTLATDEGRHFEVLLKARLNELIYLLFFHRYVVRKLTDDTYRKDEKLRELIDYINNHYNEDLPISLLAEKMGYSKTHFMSVFKQQTGTSCTEFIIQVRLSKACDALVNSRKPIIDIATQVGFNNLSNFNRQFKNYYQLTPSQYRKQYTKTKEARTLINPKDDILI, translated from the coding sequence ATGCAAAAAGAAGATTTTCGTTTAAATATTGATTATAATAATCACCTACTGCCCTACCACTTTTTCCATACCGAAGTTAAGGATGGGCGTCCTGATACCCTTTTTCATTGGCATCCCGAGTTAGAAATTAACTACGTCTATGATGGAACTGCTCGCTACCATATCGACTATGACTTTTTCAACAGTACTGCTGGCGATATCATCCTTATCCGTCCCAACGGTATGCATTCTATTCACCCGATCGATAAGGAAAGACACGTCACTGATACTTTCCTCTTCCACCTAGATATGATCGGCTACTCCATCATCGACCAGGTCAGCCTTCGTTACCTGCAGCCCTTGCAGAATTCTACTTACAAGTTCGTCCAGCGCATTCAACCTCACATGGACGGCTATGTTGAGATTAAGCGTGTTCTTTTCGATATTTTCACATTAGCCACAGACGAAGGGAGACACTTTGAAGTCTTGCTCAAAGCCAGATTGAACGAGCTGATATACCTCCTCTTTTTCCATCGCTATGTGGTTCGCAAACTAACGGATGATACCTACCGTAAGGACGAAAAACTCAGAGAATTGATTGATTATATCAACAACCATTACAACGAAGATTTACCAATCTCACTACTAGCGGAAAAAATGGGCTATAGCAAAACCCACTTTATGTCTGTCTTTAAACAACAAACAGGAACATCTTGTACCGAATTTATCATCCAAGTCAGACTTTCCAAAGCTTGTGATGCCCTCGTCAACAGCCGAAAACCCATCATCGACATCGCAACCCAGGTCGGCTTTAACAACCTCTCCAACTTCAACCGCCAATTCAAAAACTATTACCAACTAACCCCAAGCCAGTATCGTAAACAGTACACCAAAACAAAAGAAGCAAGAACCTTGATTAACCCTAAAGATGATATCTTAATCTAA
- a CDS encoding glycoside hydrolase family 1 protein: protein MTDTFPKEFLWGGATAANQFEGAYNLDGKGLSVQDVTPKGGVPAKAGDKNPLITEVPTEDNLKLEGIDFYHRYKEDIALFAEMGFKVFRMSIAWSRIFPKGDETEPNEAGLQFYDKVFDELAKYGIEPLVTLSHYETPLHLAREYNGWASRDLIGFYENYVRTVFTRYKDKVKYWLTFNEVNSVLHAPFMSGGIATPVEELSKQDLYQAVHHELVASASATKMAHEINPNFKVGCMVIAMPAYGMTSNPLDQLAVHEFENQNYLFSDIHARGKYPNYIKRFFKENDIEIQFAPGDEEMLKHTVDFISFSYYMSVAQAHNPEDYTSGKGNILGGITNPYLESSEWGWQIDPVGLRLVLNDFYDRYQLPLFIVENGLGAKDVLVDGPNGPTVEDDYRIDYLQKHLIQVGEALQDGVELWGYTTWGPIDLVSASTAELSKRYGFIYVDRNDDGSGSLARYKKKSFDWYKEVISTNGQSLYR from the coding sequence ATGACTGATACATTTCCAAAAGAATTTCTCTGGGGTGGTGCCACAGCTGCCAATCAATTTGAAGGGGCTTATAACCTTGATGGCAAAGGCCTATCCGTTCAGGATGTCACGCCAAAAGGTGGTGTTCCTGCTAAAGCTGGTGACAAGAATCCCTTAATTACAGAAGTACCAACTGAGGACAATCTCAAGCTAGAAGGGATTGATTTCTACCACCGTTACAAGGAAGATATTGCCCTTTTTGCGGAAATGGGTTTTAAGGTTTTCCGGATGTCCATTGCTTGGTCACGTATTTTCCCAAAAGGGGATGAAACAGAGCCAAATGAGGCAGGTCTTCAATTTTACGATAAGGTTTTTGACGAATTGGCTAAATATGGTATTGAGCCTTTGGTGACTTTATCTCACTACGAAACACCCTTGCACTTGGCACGTGAATACAATGGTTGGGCAAGTCGTGATTTGATTGGTTTTTACGAGAACTATGTTCGTACCGTCTTCACTCGTTACAAGGACAAGGTTAAATACTGGTTGACCTTTAATGAGGTCAATTCGGTTCTTCATGCTCCCTTCATGTCTGGTGGGATTGCTACCCCAGTTGAAGAATTGTCCAAACAAGATCTCTACCAAGCAGTGCACCACGAACTAGTGGCGTCAGCGTCAGCTACCAAAATGGCACATGAGATTAACCCTAACTTTAAAGTTGGTTGCATGGTCATTGCCATGCCAGCTTATGGAATGACCTCAAATCCACTTGACCAATTAGCCGTCCATGAATTTGAAAACCAAAACTATCTTTTCTCAGATATTCACGCGCGTGGTAAATACCCTAACTATATCAAACGTTTCTTTAAAGAAAATGATATTGAAATTCAATTTGCGCCTGGTGATGAGGAAATGCTCAAACATACCGTTGATTTCATTTCCTTCTCATACTACATGTCAGTAGCACAAGCCCATAATCCAGAAGACTATACTAGTGGTAAAGGAAATATCTTGGGTGGTATCACCAATCCTTACCTAGAATCATCTGAATGGGGATGGCAAATTGATCCAGTTGGTCTTCGTTTGGTCCTCAATGATTTTTATGACCGTTATCAGTTGCCACTCTTCATCGTGGAAAATGGTCTAGGTGCCAAAGATGTTCTGGTTGATGGTCCAAATGGTCCGACGGTAGAAGATGATTATCGTATTGATTACCTCCAAAAACACTTGATTCAAGTAGGTGAAGCGCTACAAGATGGTGTAGAACTTTGGGGTTACACTACTTGGGGCCCAATTGATCTGGTCTCAGCTTCAACAGCAGAATTGTCAAAACGCTATGGTTTTATCTATGTTGATCGCAATGATGACGGGTCAGGAAGCCTAGCACGCTACAAGAAAAAATCATTTGACTGGTACAAAGAGGTTATCAGTACCAATGGTCAATCCTTGTATCGCTAA
- a CDS encoding Gfo/Idh/MocA family oxidoreductase: MITTGFIGNGKSTNRYHMPFVLKTGKFKVKTIYNRSIKDDWAKVEGAEYTTDLDQLLHDPEIELVVVTTPLGNHYESAKKALLAGKNVLLEKPFTRTLAEAEELFAIAREKGLMLQGYHNRRFDADFLTTQKVIESGKLGKLQELEMHFDYFRPEVPESVSEFSVDTSFLYNHGCHTLDQVISYFGKPDKVDFDLRQLLGDNRMNDYFDVDLTYGDVKISVKSSYFRLKERPSFVAYGDKGAFIKETKDRQEEDLKKFYLPDHADFGLDRPQDYGVLSYMEDGRYHEEKVVSEVGDYSLFYEALYDTLANGAEPLVKEEQTLLLMSLLEEGIKSLGE, from the coding sequence ATGATTACAACAGGATTTATTGGCAATGGCAAATCAACCAATCGTTACCATATGCCCTTTGTTTTAAAAACAGGCAAATTTAAGGTTAAAACGATCTATAACCGCTCGATTAAGGATGACTGGGCAAAAGTCGAGGGAGCGGAGTACACCACAGACTTAGATCAACTTTTACATGATCCAGAAATTGAACTAGTCGTTGTGACAACACCTCTAGGAAATCACTATGAATCTGCCAAGAAGGCTCTCCTGGCTGGAAAGAATGTCCTTTTGGAGAAACCTTTTACAAGAACCTTGGCAGAAGCTGAGGAATTATTTGCCATCGCGCGTGAGAAAGGTCTTATGTTGCAGGGCTACCACAATCGTCGCTTTGATGCTGACTTTTTGACGACTCAAAAGGTGATTGAATCTGGTAAATTAGGCAAACTGCAAGAACTTGAAATGCATTTTGATTACTTCCGTCCGGAAGTACCTGAGAGTGTTTCTGAATTTTCGGTTGACACCAGTTTCCTCTATAATCATGGTTGCCATACCTTGGATCAAGTGATTTCATATTTTGGCAAACCTGATAAGGTTGATTTTGATTTGCGTCAACTGCTTGGCGACAATCGCATGAATGATTATTTTGATGTCGATTTGACTTATGGCGATGTGAAAATTTCGGTTAAGTCGTCTTATTTCCGTCTCAAAGAACGTCCAAGTTTTGTCGCTTATGGTGATAAAGGTGCCTTTATCAAGGAAACCAAAGACCGTCAAGAAGAGGATTTGAAGAAATTCTACCTGCCTGACCACGCTGACTTTGGCTTGGATAGGCCTCAAGATTATGGTGTTCTTTCTTATATGGAGGATGGCCGATATCACGAAGAAAAAGTCGTCTCCGAAGTTGGGGACTACAGTCTTTTCTACGAAGCCCTTTATGACACCTTGGCAAATGGCGCAGAGCCACTGGTCAAAGAAGAACAGACGCTTTTGCTTATGTCTTTGTTGGAAGAAGGGATAAAGAGTTTAGGGGAATAA